Proteins found in one Paenibacillus sp. FSL R10-2782 genomic segment:
- a CDS encoding iron-containing alcohol dehydrogenase has protein sequence MGRNIFYVPPVNLMGIGCLRDLGPMLQERGFMKALIVTDKWLRRNGITDRVIAVLEQHGVPYIVYDGVQPNPTCNNVHEGVKVFQDNGCDVLVSVGGGSPQDAAKAIGIIVTNGGHISEYEGVHKSKRPSVPIVAVNTTAGTSSEVTINYVITDEKRKVKMVMVDKNSLASISVNDPELMVGKPAELTAATGMDALTHAIEALVTPGAYPVTDATALAAVELIFRYLPDAVENGQNIEAREKLVYAVFLGGLAFNNAGLGYVHAMAHQLGGVYDLPHGVCNAMLLPYVQEANAKHVPRKFRPIAQAIGFSVRGRTDEECAEFVVDAIRGLAQEVGIPKRLSELGVTDPDLNLLADNAMKDACAPGNPFQPTKEEVIALFQKIL, from the coding sequence ATGGGGAGAAATATCTTTTATGTACCGCCAGTGAACTTGATGGGGATTGGATGTCTTAGAGATCTGGGACCGATGTTGCAAGAGAGAGGATTTATGAAAGCGCTTATCGTGACGGATAAATGGCTGCGTCGAAATGGGATCACCGACCGGGTTATTGCTGTTTTGGAGCAGCATGGAGTTCCATATATTGTATATGATGGTGTGCAACCTAACCCTACCTGTAACAATGTTCACGAAGGAGTCAAGGTGTTTCAGGATAACGGATGTGATGTTCTCGTCTCGGTAGGTGGTGGGTCGCCTCAGGATGCGGCCAAAGCCATTGGCATCATTGTCACCAATGGAGGACATATTTCAGAATATGAAGGCGTTCACAAATCCAAACGACCGTCCGTTCCTATTGTGGCAGTGAATACAACGGCGGGCACCTCCAGCGAGGTCACCATTAACTATGTCATTACGGATGAGAAGCGTAAGGTCAAAATGGTCATGGTTGATAAAAACAGCCTGGCTTCCATCTCTGTAAATGACCCCGAATTAATGGTGGGTAAGCCAGCCGAATTAACTGCTGCGACAGGTATGGATGCGCTTACTCATGCGATTGAGGCGCTGGTTACCCCGGGAGCTTATCCAGTCACCGATGCCACTGCCCTGGCTGCTGTCGAACTGATATTCCGTTATTTGCCTGATGCTGTGGAGAACGGTCAAAATATTGAGGCTCGGGAAAAGCTTGTGTATGCTGTTTTTCTGGGAGGGCTGGCCTTCAACAATGCGGGGTTGGGATATGTGCATGCGATGGCTCATCAGCTTGGAGGTGTGTATGATCTTCCTCATGGGGTGTGTAATGCGATGCTGCTGCCCTATGTACAGGAGGCCAATGCGAAGCATGTTCCTCGTAAATTCAGACCTATCGCTCAAGCGATTGGATTCTCGGTCAGAGGGCGAACGGATGAGGAGTGTGCTGAATTTGTCGTGGATGCCATCCGTGGGCTGGCGCAGGAGGTCGGAATCCCAAAACGCTTGTCTGAGCTGGGAGTAACGGACCCGGACCTGAATCTGTTAGCCGACAATGCCATGAAGGATGCGTGTGCGCCCGGTAATCCGTTTCAGCCAACCAAAGAGGAAGTTATCGCTTTGTTCCAAAAAATACTCTAA
- a CDS encoding expansin EXLX1 family cellulose-binding protein, whose translation MQKSSAIRKFKTVGLASLLSLVLFALPASAAWNDTYTGYATYTGSGYSGGALLLDPIPSDAKITALNRTQLNYSGIKAALAGAYLEVQGPKGKTTVYVTDLYPEGPSGALDLSPNAFSQVGNPIDGKINISWKVVKAPVTGNVSYRIKEGSSRWWAAIQVRNHKYPVLKLEVQQNGQWTNLEKQDYNHFLGTNLGNQPLKIRITDIRGVVLNDTLPALAENGTGDAYIVKGNVQFPD comes from the coding sequence ATGCAAAAAAGCTCTGCGATTCGCAAGTTCAAAACGGTTGGTCTGGCATCATTGCTAAGTCTTGTTTTGTTCGCTCTCCCCGCTTCTGCTGCTTGGAATGATACATACACAGGTTATGCCACCTATACCGGATCTGGCTACTCAGGAGGAGCATTGCTGCTTGATCCAATCCCTTCCGATGCAAAAATTACGGCTCTTAACCGCACACAACTGAATTATAGCGGAATCAAAGCCGCATTGGCAGGAGCATATCTGGAAGTCCAAGGCCCCAAAGGGAAAACAACCGTCTATGTAACCGATCTTTATCCTGAAGGTCCAAGTGGCGCGCTCGACCTGTCCCCAAATGCTTTTAGCCAAGTTGGCAACCCAATTGATGGAAAAATCAATATCTCATGGAAAGTCGTCAAAGCCCCAGTTACTGGAAACGTCTCCTACCGCATTAAAGAAGGCAGCAGCCGGTGGTGGGCAGCTATTCAGGTACGCAATCATAAATATCCTGTCTTAAAACTGGAAGTCCAACAGAATGGACAGTGGACCAATCTCGAAAAACAGGACTACAACCACTTTCTGGGTACTAACTTAGGGAACCAGCCTCTTAAAATCCGGATTACAGACATTCGCGGTGTGGTGCTGAACGATACCCTCCCGGCTCTAGCAGAAAATGGAACGGGCGATGCCTATATTGTTAAAGGTAATGTGCAATTCCCTGACTGA
- a CDS encoding AraC family transcriptional regulator yields MSNFKKHHKLHSKLMISITLCITLTLLVSTTVYYFYYIRVEKEQAFEANHSSLALRSREVINMTSIAQSLAFQMYRSSTLTKLLYYPKPNVYDVTAAMSELNNYLNSMPYIESIYVYNPKSDTFYIASSRGQNGLYSKSELADTDIIRVLDHYQDYKPFTPIPRTYPLLSASDSMAGAEQDSTEIAAYTYLCYDAINSNEAMNSAVIVNVSATWMNKEMATNPNSGGTAYILDDQGRLLSGATLADEALNEKEQLWLHTRVKKQETGYFVEDFHSKRSLISYTSQDGLGWQYISVTPYESVVKMASVIRNAMLLIAAIIALAGFVASWLLSRMLYTPIGQIVVHMNSLESEKRNSMYTIRQNILQNIIRGVQLLPAGEEPERLRELGITFQFDKDYRLVLLRIDEYARWQSERGPDLLPYKFAMMNIASEICGQTYQVEAVDIDEDSVLLLLNILDPAEYTDTVLLETLLRQIREACFEYLKLSVSLTYSAIASQPERLHLLYRQVQEASMHRFFQGYGCIIDAQNTMNSNTQNAYVYPSDKEKKLLDALLSGHTEEAHGMFKDLLMHMEKYSFSVGQAAISRLMMSVNHAIQHMSERNGFAAGSIPELPSADQLETAPELIEQYQLVFDHVRSNLSEKRNTKQERLVRQINERIEQAYADPDFCLNQIAEELDMSPIYVSRLYKQQTMSTIVDVIQQLRIRKACELLEQTDWSVADVAEQTGFASSSYFHRMFKRSMGVTPTDFRRSKTNAQ; encoded by the coding sequence ATGAGCAATTTCAAAAAGCATCACAAGCTTCACAGCAAATTGATGATCAGTATCACGTTATGTATTACGCTGACGTTGCTGGTATCTACCACAGTGTATTATTTTTATTATATTCGGGTGGAGAAGGAGCAAGCATTCGAAGCCAATCATAGCAGCCTGGCACTGAGAAGCAGAGAGGTCATTAACATGACATCTATCGCCCAATCGTTGGCCTTCCAAATGTACCGCAGCAGCACTCTGACCAAGTTGTTGTATTATCCCAAACCCAATGTATATGATGTAACCGCTGCCATGTCTGAGCTGAACAATTATCTCAATTCTATGCCGTACATTGAATCCATCTATGTGTATAATCCGAAAAGCGACACCTTCTATATTGCATCCTCACGGGGGCAAAACGGGTTATATAGCAAAAGTGAACTGGCTGACACGGATATTATACGCGTGCTGGATCATTATCAGGATTATAAGCCATTTACACCTATTCCACGCACCTATCCGCTGCTGTCTGCGTCAGACTCCATGGCCGGAGCAGAGCAAGACAGCACAGAAATTGCCGCCTATACGTATTTATGCTACGACGCAATCAACTCGAACGAAGCGATGAATTCGGCTGTGATCGTCAATGTATCTGCGACTTGGATGAACAAGGAAATGGCGACGAATCCGAACTCAGGTGGAACAGCTTATATTTTGGACGATCAAGGCAGACTTTTATCCGGCGCGACACTGGCAGACGAAGCATTGAACGAAAAAGAACAGCTGTGGCTGCACACCCGAGTCAAAAAGCAGGAAACAGGATATTTTGTAGAAGATTTTCACAGTAAAAGATCACTCATTTCCTATACCTCCCAAGACGGATTGGGTTGGCAGTATATTAGTGTCACCCCGTATGAAAGCGTTGTCAAAATGGCGAGTGTTATCCGTAATGCCATGCTGCTGATTGCCGCCATCATTGCATTAGCAGGGTTCGTGGCTTCCTGGCTGCTGTCCAGAATGCTGTATACCCCCATTGGACAGATCGTTGTCCATATGAATTCATTAGAATCAGAGAAACGAAACAGCATGTATACGATCCGGCAAAACATTTTACAGAATATTATTCGGGGGGTTCAATTGCTTCCTGCCGGCGAGGAGCCGGAGCGGCTGCGTGAGCTTGGAATCACCTTCCAGTTCGACAAAGACTATCGGCTGGTGCTGCTGCGTATAGATGAATATGCCCGGTGGCAAAGCGAACGCGGTCCGGACCTGCTGCCCTATAAGTTTGCCATGATGAATATTGCTTCTGAAATATGCGGGCAGACGTACCAGGTGGAAGCCGTGGATATCGACGAAGACAGTGTCCTGTTGCTGCTCAACATTCTTGATCCTGCGGAGTATACGGATACCGTGCTGCTGGAAACCTTATTGCGCCAGATACGTGAAGCTTGCTTTGAATACTTGAAGTTAAGTGTATCTCTGACCTATAGTGCCATCGCAAGCCAGCCAGAACGGCTGCATCTGTTGTACCGTCAGGTACAGGAAGCGTCCATGCACCGATTTTTTCAAGGGTACGGCTGTATTATTGATGCGCAGAACACAATGAACTCAAATACTCAAAATGCCTACGTATATCCGTCGGATAAAGAGAAAAAATTGCTCGACGCGCTGTTATCTGGTCATACGGAGGAAGCTCATGGCATGTTCAAGGACTTGCTGATGCACATGGAAAAATATTCATTTTCCGTCGGACAGGCGGCTATATCCCGGCTGATGATGAGTGTGAATCATGCCATTCAGCATATGAGTGAGCGTAATGGATTTGCTGCCGGATCTATCCCTGAATTGCCATCCGCAGATCAGTTGGAGACGGCCCCGGAGCTTATCGAACAATATCAATTGGTCTTTGATCATGTCCGCTCCAACCTATCGGAAAAACGAAACACGAAACAAGAGCGGCTAGTACGGCAAATTAATGAGCGAATAGAGCAAGCCTATGCTGATCCGGATTTTTGCCTCAACCAGATCGCTGAAGAGCTGGATATGTCACCGATCTATGTCAGCAGACTATACAAGCAACAAACCATGTCTACCATCGTAGACGTCATTCAACAGCTACGCATTCGCAAAGCCTGCGAGCTGCTGGAGCAAACCGACTGGTCTGTAGCTGACGTGGCAGAACAAACCGGATTTGCGAGCAGCTCTTATTTTCACCGCATGTTCAAGCGTAGCATGGGCGTGACGCCTACAGATTTTCGTCGTTCCAAAACGAACGCGCAATAA
- a CDS encoding extracellular solute-binding protein, which produces MTFTKKRKQRMSILIAVMVIMGLLAGCGGGGGSSAQKADGTDDKSQKVQLQFYMLGDAPKDMPAIEAEINKLAEKDLNATVKFNYTTWTDWDQKYKLLLSSGQPIDLIFTADWTQYQAYAKKGAFLPLDDLLPKAAPALQKFVPQSMWDSVKIGGKIYTVPSTFKEYVTDGFVWREDLREKYNLPKPTDIKSYEAYMEGIRQHEPNMKPISLNSDIKGNLHDRYSELVTKSVGALPYGIGIKYEKPTEVYKYWGSDEQKEELNTYKRWADKGFIPKNVLNVKDTLQDQVTSGKAASIFGDNPNRFNDMVIKIKSAHPDWKLDYYPFPLTTGYATPVHPIHNGFAIPKSSPNPARALAFYEKLVTDKRYNLLTQYGIEGKNYEVKDGYYQMVGTSSTNGFPREGMNGWAWRNPEYMLFDSSFDRVKQIFADLDKIQKPDLFTGFAEDYTTYQAEKAALEQVEKQYLYPLQAGLIDNVDQGLQTFLQKANQAGLEKIQTEYTKQWETYVKEKGIK; this is translated from the coding sequence ATGACATTTACAAAGAAAAGAAAGCAACGCATGTCCATCCTGATTGCAGTTATGGTCATCATGGGGCTATTAGCCGGGTGTGGAGGCGGTGGCGGAAGCAGTGCACAAAAAGCAGATGGAACGGATGACAAATCCCAGAAGGTACAGCTACAATTTTATATGCTGGGTGATGCTCCGAAGGATATGCCCGCCATTGAAGCAGAGATTAATAAATTGGCGGAAAAAGATCTGAATGCCACCGTCAAATTCAACTACACGACGTGGACGGACTGGGATCAGAAGTATAAGCTGCTGCTCTCTTCAGGCCAGCCGATTGACCTGATCTTCACTGCAGATTGGACGCAGTATCAGGCCTACGCCAAGAAAGGCGCATTCCTGCCGCTTGACGATCTGCTGCCGAAGGCTGCGCCTGCCCTGCAAAAATTTGTGCCTCAAAGTATGTGGGATAGCGTTAAAATCGGGGGCAAAATTTATACCGTTCCTAGCACGTTTAAAGAATATGTGACCGACGGTTTTGTGTGGCGTGAGGATTTGCGTGAGAAATATAATCTGCCTAAACCTACGGATATAAAGAGCTACGAGGCTTACATGGAAGGTATCCGTCAGCATGAGCCTAATATGAAACCGATCTCGCTGAATAGTGATATTAAAGGAAACCTGCATGATCGCTATTCCGAATTGGTAACCAAGAGTGTAGGGGCTTTGCCTTATGGCATCGGCATTAAATATGAGAAGCCGACAGAGGTTTACAAGTATTGGGGGTCAGATGAGCAAAAAGAAGAGCTGAACACTTACAAACGCTGGGCCGATAAAGGATTCATCCCTAAAAATGTACTGAATGTAAAGGATACGCTACAGGATCAGGTGACTTCGGGTAAAGCAGCGAGTATTTTTGGTGACAATCCAAACCGGTTTAATGATATGGTCATTAAGATCAAATCTGCTCACCCTGATTGGAAGCTGGATTACTATCCTTTCCCGCTGACGACGGGTTATGCGACTCCGGTTCATCCGATTCATAACGGCTTTGCGATTCCAAAAAGTAGCCCTAACCCTGCGCGGGCACTGGCCTTTTATGAAAAGCTTGTGACGGACAAACGTTATAATCTGCTCACTCAATACGGGATTGAAGGCAAAAACTATGAAGTCAAAGACGGGTACTATCAAATGGTAGGTACGTCCAGCACGAACGGTTTTCCACGGGAAGGCATGAACGGTTGGGCTTGGCGTAACCCGGAATACATGCTGTTTGATTCAAGCTTTGACCGTGTGAAGCAGATTTTTGCTGATCTGGATAAAATTCAGAAGCCTGACCTGTTCACTGGCTTTGCCGAGGATTATACAACCTATCAGGCTGAAAAGGCGGCTTTGGAGCAGGTTGAGAAGCAATATCTTTATCCGCTCCAAGCTGGACTGATTGATAATGTGGATCAAGGCTTGCAGACCTTCTTGCAAAAAGCAAATCAGGCTGGCCTGGAGAAAATCCAGACGGAATATACCAAGCAATGGGAAACCTACGTGAAGGAGAAAGGTATTAAGTAA
- a CDS encoding carbohydrate ABC transporter permease: MAIKEDVYTRIFQILSYAIIIIASIACLLPFLLIISASLTSNESIIRDGYHFIPQEFSLEGYRTVFTFPEEVLRAYGVTIFTTVVGTTLGLFLMTMAGYVLARKDFKYRNAFSFYIYFTTLFGGGLVPWYIMLTKYLGLLDTYTVLIFPGLMTPFLIILMKNFIRSSMPEELFESAKIDGAGDFKIYYRIVLPLSTPGIATVGLFLALAYWNDWFSSSLFINDPHKYQLQYYLYNVINSMQFIAQMGAGTGVSLSNDMPTESTKMAMAIVVTGPILLLYPFIQRYFVKGLTIGAVKG; the protein is encoded by the coding sequence ATGGCGATCAAAGAGGATGTATACACCCGAATTTTTCAAATTCTCTCTTATGCGATAATCATTATTGCTTCTATTGCTTGTTTGCTACCATTTCTACTTATTATTTCGGCATCATTGACCAGTAACGAGTCGATTATCAGAGATGGATATCATTTTATTCCACAGGAATTTTCGCTGGAAGGATACCGGACGGTGTTCACCTTTCCTGAGGAGGTGCTGAGAGCGTACGGGGTGACCATTTTTACAACTGTAGTAGGTACGACGTTGGGCCTGTTCCTAATGACGATGGCGGGATATGTGCTGGCGCGTAAAGATTTTAAATACCGGAACGCGTTTTCGTTCTATATTTACTTTACAACGTTGTTCGGGGGCGGCTTGGTACCCTGGTACATTATGCTGACGAAGTATTTAGGACTGCTCGATACGTATACGGTGCTTATTTTCCCGGGGCTGATGACTCCTTTTCTGATCATTTTGATGAAAAACTTCATTCGTTCGTCCATGCCGGAAGAGCTGTTTGAGTCTGCTAAAATTGACGGTGCGGGTGATTTTAAAATCTACTATCGGATTGTGCTGCCTTTGTCTACCCCGGGCATTGCCACCGTAGGCTTGTTTCTGGCCTTGGCATACTGGAATGACTGGTTCTCGTCCTCACTCTTTATTAATGATCCACATAAATACCAGCTGCAATATTATCTGTATAATGTAATCAACTCGATGCAATTTATCGCGCAAATGGGGGCAGGTACTGGCGTTTCGCTCTCCAACGATATGCCGACCGAATCGACCAAAATGGCAATGGCGATCGTGGTCACCGGGCCGATTTTACTGCTGTACCCGTTCATTCAGCGTTATTTCGTCAAGGGCTTGACCATTGGTGCTGTTAAAGGCTAA
- a CDS encoding ABC transporter permease subunit, which translates to MNQPVPKSSAMLTTDSRLNGRRLASGRKNGFFYELIRNRILFLMLLPTLIFFFINSYIPMVGIYYAFTQFDFNTSLFDAKFVGLQNFQFLWQSGTLTKLTLNTVGYNAAFILFGNVIAIVLAILLNELRGRYFKKIAQSVMFLPYFVSFVILSVIVYNIFNYDNGFLNTLLVQIGGERVDVYNQPWVWIFLIILFYLWKNLGYSMVIYLAAITGISDEYYEAAKMDGANIFQRIWYITVPMLKSTFVVLLLFALGSIMKGQFDLFYQLIGNNGVLYNTTDILDTYVYRSLKVTFDVGMASAAGVYQSLFGFILIMTVNYIIRKLNDEYALF; encoded by the coding sequence TTGAATCAGCCTGTGCCTAAGAGTTCCGCTATGCTCACGACAGATTCCCGCCTGAACGGGAGGAGGCTGGCGAGCGGCAGGAAAAACGGATTTTTCTATGAATTGATCCGTAATCGGATATTATTTTTAATGCTGCTGCCGACCCTGATCTTTTTCTTCATTAATTCTTACATTCCTATGGTGGGGATCTATTATGCATTTACCCAGTTTGACTTCAATACCAGCTTGTTCGATGCCAAGTTTGTCGGACTACAGAATTTTCAATTTCTATGGCAATCCGGCACGTTGACCAAGCTGACCCTGAATACGGTCGGATACAACGCAGCATTTATTTTATTTGGCAATGTGATAGCGATTGTTCTTGCTATTTTGCTGAACGAGCTGCGGGGGCGTTACTTTAAAAAGATCGCTCAATCTGTGATGTTCCTGCCTTATTTTGTTTCTTTCGTTATTCTAAGCGTTATCGTGTATAACATATTTAATTATGATAACGGCTTTCTGAATACGCTGCTAGTGCAAATCGGCGGTGAACGTGTGGATGTATACAACCAACCGTGGGTATGGATTTTCCTGATTATCCTGTTCTACCTGTGGAAAAACCTCGGCTACAGTATGGTGATTTATCTGGCGGCCATTACAGGCATTAGCGACGAGTATTATGAGGCGGCGAAAATGGACGGGGCCAACATTTTTCAACGGATCTGGTACATTACCGTGCCAATGCTCAAATCGACGTTCGTCGTGCTGCTGCTGTTCGCGCTCGGCAGTATTATGAAGGGACAGTTCGATCTCTTCTATCAATTAATCGGCAACAATGGGGTGCTGTACAATACGACGGATATTTTGGACACGTATGTGTACCGTTCACTGAAAGTAACCTTTGATGTCGGTATGGCTTCGGCGGCAGGCGTGTACCAGTCTTTGTTCGGCTTTATACTGATCATGACTGTGAACTATATTATCCGCAAGCTGAACGACGAATATGCTCTGTTCTAG
- a CDS encoding DMT family transporter translates to MGELTTAKRIMMIALLVVLWGISWPIYKVALQFTPPLLFAGLRTLLGGLLLGAILLPRWKRIRWKENWRVYAISSVFNVVLFYGLQTVGLMYVPSGLFSVLVYLQPVLVGIFAWMWLGEAMSGLKVTGLVIGFLGVAAVSVGGFSGHVAVAGVVIAIITAVSWALGTVYVKKVNQRVDSLWLVAFQCTLGGIVLTGAGTVTESWSDIVWNFPYVSGLVFGIVLGISLSWLLYFTLVNSGDASKVASYTFLVPVISVFVSSLLLREAITAFLLIGLVLIGLSIYLVNRRARVVQQA, encoded by the coding sequence ATGGGAGAGTTAACGACAGCCAAGCGGATCATGATGATCGCGCTGTTGGTTGTATTGTGGGGCATATCTTGGCCCATTTATAAAGTAGCGTTGCAGTTTACGCCTCCACTTTTGTTTGCAGGGTTGCGCACGTTGCTGGGAGGTCTGCTGTTAGGAGCGATTTTACTGCCGAGATGGAAACGTATCCGTTGGAAAGAGAACTGGCGGGTCTATGCAATTTCGAGTGTTTTTAACGTGGTACTGTTTTATGGTCTGCAAACGGTAGGGCTGATGTACGTACCATCCGGCCTGTTTTCTGTTCTGGTATATCTCCAGCCAGTTTTGGTCGGCATTTTTGCATGGATGTGGCTGGGTGAAGCGATGTCCGGGCTTAAGGTGACTGGATTGGTCATCGGATTTCTGGGTGTGGCGGCTGTAAGTGTCGGAGGATTTTCGGGGCATGTGGCTGTGGCAGGTGTAGTTATCGCTATTATTACAGCCGTGAGTTGGGCATTGGGCACCGTCTACGTGAAAAAGGTAAACCAGCGCGTGGATTCGCTGTGGCTGGTCGCATTTCAATGTACGCTGGGAGGCATCGTGTTGACGGGAGCCGGAACAGTGACGGAAAGCTGGTCAGACATCGTATGGAATTTTCCTTATGTGTCAGGGCTGGTATTCGGCATCGTGTTGGGTATTTCGCTGTCTTGGCTGCTGTATTTCACACTGGTTAACTCGGGGGATGCGAGCAAAGTCGCGTCTTATACGTTTTTGGTGCCTGTTATCTCGGTGTTTGTCAGCTCCTTGCTGCTGCGCGAAGCGATTACGGCTTTCTTGCTGATCGGTCTGGTATTAATCGGGCTTAGCATTTATTTGGTGAATCGCAGAGCGAGAGTAGTACAGCAAGCTTGA
- a CDS encoding YdcF family protein, whose product MIYIIKFLYSFVLPPGLFILVMAGLVIWLWKRARKPAVILLVVTLLLYGSSTNWAGDLLISSLEKQYPQPRTVQGDVIVVLGGGATEGTPDINGQGNLLGSAANRLLTAARLHEATGLPILFSGGQVFGDSGNEANIAQRQLLELGIPAKDILIENRSLNTQQNAVYTSQILKQHQLTKPILVTSAFHMPRAAVEFQRAGMQAVPYPTDYLASEHPSLYAAKLSPSAGAMATTGTALKEYLGLLALKLK is encoded by the coding sequence TTGATTTATATCATCAAATTTTTATACAGCTTCGTGCTGCCTCCCGGTTTGTTTATCCTCGTGATGGCAGGGCTTGTAATCTGGCTGTGGAAGCGTGCGCGTAAACCTGCTGTCATTCTACTCGTTGTCACACTGCTGCTGTATGGTTCCTCTACCAATTGGGCCGGAGATTTGCTAATCAGCAGTCTGGAAAAGCAGTATCCGCAGCCTCGTACCGTTCAAGGCGATGTCATCGTCGTGCTTGGCGGCGGAGCTACAGAGGGAACACCCGACATCAACGGACAGGGTAATCTGCTTGGGTCAGCGGCCAATCGCCTGCTCACTGCGGCACGGTTACATGAAGCAACGGGCTTACCTATTCTGTTTTCCGGTGGACAGGTATTTGGCGACAGTGGCAACGAAGCGAATATTGCCCAAAGACAGCTTCTGGAACTCGGTATTCCCGCAAAAGATATTCTGATCGAAAACCGTTCCCTGAACACGCAGCAAAATGCCGTGTATACGTCCCAAATTTTGAAGCAGCATCAGCTCACCAAACCCATTTTGGTGACCTCTGCCTTCCATATGCCACGTGCGGCGGTGGAATTTCAGCGTGCAGGCATGCAGGCTGTACCTTATCCGACGGACTATCTGGCAAGTGAACATCCTTCACTATATGCCGCCAAGCTCTCCCCGTCTGCCGGAGCCATGGCTACTACTGGAACTGCCCTCAAGGAATATCTGGGGCTCCTTGCTTTGAAGCTTAAATAA
- a CDS encoding DUF523 domain-containing protein: protein MILVSSCLAGMKVRYNGTDSLDVHIQKLVEEKKVVAICPELLGGFMTPRPPAEIVGGTGEDVLNGTAKVVESSGNDVSEMYIKGAYEALNIAKEINATLIILKENSPSCGSAAIYNGSFENRKIAGNGVTSALLKKEGFKVISEEQLSEIFLHGDM, encoded by the coding sequence ATGATTTTGGTAAGTTCGTGTTTGGCAGGGATGAAGGTCCGGTATAACGGGACGGATAGCTTGGACGTACATATTCAGAAGTTGGTTGAGGAAAAGAAGGTTGTGGCCATCTGTCCTGAGCTGTTGGGAGGCTTTATGACGCCGAGACCGCCTGCTGAAATTGTGGGCGGGACGGGGGAAGATGTACTGAACGGTACAGCCAAGGTGGTTGAGTCCTCGGGCAACGATGTCAGTGAGATGTACATTAAAGGTGCATACGAAGCTCTGAACATAGCTAAAGAGATTAACGCTACGCTCATTATTTTAAAAGAAAACAGTCCGTCTTGCGGATCAGCCGCCATCTATAACGGGTCATTTGAAAACCGGAAAATAGCAGGTAACGGCGTAACCTCGGCTTTGTTGAAAAAGGAAGGCTTTAAGGTGATTTCGGAGGAACAATTGTCGGAAATTTTCTTGCACGGGGATATGTAG
- a CDS encoding NucA/NucB deoxyribonuclease domain-containing protein, with protein MQSAYAEPVVNMQRAAAEYTLNFPTSRYPETGAHIKDAIATGHSSVCTIDRDGAEENRRESLKGYPTKKGYDRDEWPMAMCAEGGAGADIRYISPSDNRGAGSWVSHQVEDYPDGTRVKFIVN; from the coding sequence ATGCAAAGTGCTTATGCAGAACCTGTAGTGAACATGCAGAGGGCAGCAGCAGAGTATACCTTGAACTTCCCAACCTCTCGCTATCCGGAAACCGGGGCGCATATTAAGGATGCAATTGCAACCGGGCATTCTTCGGTTTGTACGATTGACCGAGACGGGGCCGAGGAAAATCGCAGAGAGTCCTTAAAGGGATATCCGACCAAAAAAGGATATGACCGTGACGAGTGGCCGATGGCGATGTGTGCAGAGGGAGGGGCAGGGGCAGACATTCGTTATATAAGCCCTAGTGATAATCGTGGCGCAGGATCATGGGTAAGTCATCAAGTGGAAGATTATCCGGATGGAACGCGGGTTAAATTTATAGTGAATTAG